In one window of Microtus pennsylvanicus isolate mMicPen1 chromosome 2, mMicPen1.hap1, whole genome shotgun sequence DNA:
- the Commd5 gene encoding COMM domain-containing protein 5: MSALGAAAPYLHHPADSHGGRVSFLGSQPSPEVAAVAPLMRDLDRSTFRKLLKLVVGALHGKDCREAVQQLGASANLSEERLAVLLAGTHTLLQQALRRPPASLKPEAFQDQLQELGIPQDMIEDLTSLALGSQRPLLDAVVQQQGSWLPHLSDFRWRVDVAISTSAQSRSLQPSVLMQLKLTDGSAHRFEVPVAKFQELRYSVALVLKEMAELEKKCERKLQD, translated from the coding sequence ATGTCTGCTTTGGGGGCTGCAGCTCCATACTTGCACCATCCAGCTGACAGCCATGGTGGCCGAGTCAGTTTCCTGGGATCCCAGCCTTCTCCAGAAGTGGCGGCAGTGGCTCCGCTCATGAGGGACTTGGACAGGAGCACCTTCAGAAAGTTGTTGAAGCTTGTCGTCGGGGCCCTGCATGGCAAAGACTGCAGAGAAGCCGTTCAACAGCTTGGTGCCAGTGCTAACCTGTCGGAGGAGCGGCTGGCCGTCCTgttggcaggcacacacacactgctccagCAGGCTCTCCGGCGGCCCCCTGCCAGTCTGAAGCCAGAAGCCTTCCAGGACCAGCTCCAGGAGCTTGGCATTCCTCAAGATATGATTGAAGATTTGACCAGTTTGGCATTAGGGAGTCAGCGCCCACTTCTCGACGCCGTGGTCCAACAGCAGGGGTCCTGGCTGCCCCACCTGTCTGACTTCCGGTGGCGGGTGGATGTGGCCATCTCCACCAGTGCTCAGTCCCGCTCCCTGCAACCGAGTGTTCTCATGCAGCTGAAGCTCACGGATGGATCCGCACACCGCTTTGAGGTACCCGTGGCCAAATTTCAGGAGCTGCGGTACAGTGTAGCCTTGGTCCTTAAGGAGATGGCCGAACTGGAGAAAAAGTGTGAGCGCAAACTGCAAGACTGA